In Pedosphaera parvula Ellin514, the DNA window TGCAACGGAGCGTCACCTTGGACCCCAATCTCGCGAAGCATCCCGATGGCGGCGTTCCTTTAAGTCCAGCCGACAAAAAAGCTCTTGTCGCCTTCCTGAAAACCCTCACGGAAGAATCGTTGAGGTCGCCAACCCTCGTTCAGGTTTCCGTAAAGTAGGCCGCTCCAGACTACATTCCTGGCGGGTTGGCCAATAAATCTGTTCTCAACGTCTTAAACGCATTCAGACCGAATTGAATTGCCACTGCCGCCAGCAATAGTCCCATGATGCGGATCGCCACGTTCATCGCGATCGGATTTAACCACTTCGCTCCTCGTGCTGAAACTTTCAGGATCAGATAGCTTGCGAAAGAAACGCCAAGGATGCACACATACACTGCCGCATGTTGGGCCGCCGTTTTTGCCTGGTTCTGTAACAGAATGGCTGTCGAGATGGCTCCCGGCCCGGCTAACATTGGAATCGCCAGCGGCGTCACTGCGATATCCGCCTTCTCTGCACCAGCCTCCGTCTCCTCATGCGTTTCCTGCACGCGAGAGCGCTGCGCCCGCAACATGTCCAGCGCCACCAGCAACAATACAATGCTCGCTGCAATCTGAAACGCTGGCATCGTAATCCCCATCAATTTGAATATCACCCTCCCCGCCGCTGCGAATGAGAGCAAGACACCTGCCATGACAAAACAAGCCAACCTCGCCGTTTTGATCCGCTGTTCCGGGGTATCATGCGGCGTCATCGCAATAAATGCCGGCACTGTCGCTACCGGATCTACGATCACAAACAGCGAACTGCCTGCCAGCAAAGTATATTCAAACAAGCTCATTTAAGAGATCGACCATTCCCAAACCCTCATCACTTCTTGAAGAGCGCCTCCAGGTAAGCCTTGAGTGGCTCAACGAGCTGCTGCGCCGGCTCATCATCAAGCGGCGAATTCGGGCCCTTTGTCTTTAGAATTACGGAAGCCAGTGATTCCTGGGTAGCCACATCATAAACTTGAATGCTTACCGCAATGTTGCCGTTCGACTTCCCAAACTCGTTGTCCTCGTTCACCCACTGCACAATGGAAGGAACTATCAGGTAATCGCATTCCTGTTGGTGCGCCTTGGTAAATGACTCGTCCAGTGAGCGGGGCACGTCTCCAGCAATAACCGATTTCAAATAGTCCCCAAAACCCTGGTAAACCACATCCGACA includes these proteins:
- a CDS encoding MarC family protein → MSLFEYTLLAGSSLFVIVDPVATVPAFIAMTPHDTPEQRIKTARLACFVMAGVLLSFAAAGRVIFKLMGITMPAFQIAASIVLLLVALDMLRAQRSRVQETHEETEAGAEKADIAVTPLAIPMLAGPGAISTAILLQNQAKTAAQHAAVYVCILGVSFASYLILKVSARGAKWLNPIAMNVAIRIMGLLLAAVAIQFGLNAFKTLRTDLLANPPGM
- a CDS encoding DUF4823 domain-containing protein → MKANEYIFGGTIVNTILKLFLLVAMALGIAGCKTHYDAVAEYKKAPLDRKKSGYIVVAEDDYRGVKRLKGTGVAVSDVVYQGFGDYLKSVIAGDVPRSLDESFTKAHQQECDYLIVPSIVQWVNEDNEFGKSNGNIAVSIQVYDVATQESLASVILKTKGPNSPLDDEPAQQLVEPLKAYLEALFKK